In Eublepharis macularius isolate TG4126 chromosome 4, MPM_Emac_v1.0, whole genome shotgun sequence, the following are encoded in one genomic region:
- the LOC129327759 gene encoding zinc finger protein 665-like — MPYKCLECGKHFRRSDMLTVHRRTHTGEKPYKCLECGKSFSQGRTLAYHRRTHTGEKPYKCLLCGKSYRDRKSLTSHQTTHTGEKPYKCLECGKSFYRQAYLSSHKTVHTGQKPYKCLECGKSFRRKDTLTCHLSTCTVEKPYQCFSGRDTFTSHQTSNTEERLYKCLECGKSFSQRTSLTFHEKTHTGEKPYKCLECGKRFRWNYMLIDHLKIHSQEKPCKCLQCGKSFRLNTLLASHLRTHTGEKPYNCLECGKSFRYISNLTSHQITHTGQKPHKCLECGKSFSRKDALTCHLRTHTGEKPYKCLECGKNFSDRRNLTSHQTIHTGQKPYQCLECGKSYRLNHMLTSHLKTHTGEKPYKCVECGKNFSQRRYLTFHEKSHTEKRPYKCLVCGMGFYHHGHYSSHQTIHTGKTI; from the coding sequence atgccatataaatgcttggagtgcggAAAGCATTTCCGTCGAAGTGACATGCTAACTGTTCATCGAAGGACTCACACCggggagaagccctataaatgcctggagtgtggaaaaagcttcagccaGGGAAGAACCCTTGCTTATCACCGAAggactcacacaggggagaagccatataaatgcttgctATGTGGTAAGAGCTATAGAGACCGAAAaagccttacttcccatcaaactACTCATACtggggagaagccttataaatgtctagagtgtggaaagagcttctatCGCCAGGCATACCTTTCTTCTCACAAAACCGTTCACACAGGacagaaaccatacaaatgtctggagtgtggaaagagcttccgtCGGAAAGACACGTTAACTTGTCACTTAAGTACTTGCACTGTGGAAAAGCCATATCAATGCTTTAGTGGCAGAGACACCTTTACTTCCCACCAAACTTCAAACACTGAGGAGAGactatataaatgcctggagtgcggaaagagcttcagtcagaGAACAAGCCTTACTTTCCATGAAAAaactcacacaggagagaaaccatataaatgcctagaatGTGGAAAGAGATTTCGTTGGAATTACATGCTAATTGATCACCTAAAGATTCACAGTCAGGAAAAGCCATGTAAATGCCTgcaatgtggaaagagcttccgtCTTAATACATTGTTAGCTTCTCACCTAAGGACTCACACTGGGGAAAAGCCCTATAattgcttggaatgtggaaagagctttcgtTACATAAGTAATCTTACTTCCCACCAAATTACTCATACTGGGCAGAAACcacataaatgcctggagtgtggaaaaagcttcagtcggaaaGACGCATTAACTTGTCACTTAAGGactcacactggggagaagccgtataaatgcttggaatgtggaaagaactTTAGTGACAGAAGAAACCTTACTTCTCACCAAACTATCCATACCGGGCAGAAACCATAccaatgcctggagtgtggaaagagctaccGTCTGAATCACATGCTAACGTCTCACTTAAAGACTCACACtggggaaaagccatataaatgcgtggaatgtggaaagaacttcagTCAGAGAAGATACCTTACATTCCATGAAAAATCTCATACAGAAAAGAGACCATATAAGTGCTTAGTGTGTGGAATGGGCTTTTATCACCATGGGCACTATTCTTCTCACCAAACCATTCACACAGGAAAAACCATttga